A genome region from Festucalex cinctus isolate MCC-2025b chromosome 17, RoL_Fcin_1.0, whole genome shotgun sequence includes the following:
- the hlfb gene encoding HLF transcription factor, PAR bZIP family member b isoform X2, with product MNAMSRVHASALNATSVPVAAVAAHGVLKSLLENPVKLPCKQLHHDAFVEKEKNLEEEYSPPQSAFLGPTLWDKTLPYDGDYFQMEYMDLEEFLCENGIPTSPAPQQQQHIALGVPPPVIRGPPPPPPSMMNLSSHAVSSIHNACLLRNPNNRPAGLPNFRNTPSPIDPDSIQVPVGYEPDPADLALSSVPGQEVFDPRKRKFTAEELKPQPMIKKARKVFIPEDLKDDKYWARRRKNNMAAKRSRDARRLKENQIAIRAGFLEKENLALRQEVGELRKELGRTKSVLAKYEAQHGRL from the exons ATGAACGCGATGTCCCGAGTGCACGCGAGCGCCCTGAACGCAACTTCGGTGCCCGTCGCCGCCGTCGCGGCGCACGGCGTCCTCAAGTCGTTGCTGGAGAATCCCGTCAAGCTCCCCTGCAAGCAGCTCCACCATGACG CGTTtgtggagaaggagaagaatctGGAGGAGGAGTACAGCCCACCGCAGTCGGCCTTCCTGGGGCCCACCCTGTGGGACAAGACGCTCCCGTACGACGGCGACTACTTCCAAATGGAGTACATGGACCTGGAGGAGTTTCTGTGTGAGAACGGCATCCCCACTAGCCCCGCcccccagcagcagcagcacatcGCTCTCGGGGTCCCGCCGCCGGTCATCCGGGGCCCGCCCCCACCGCCGCCGTCTATGATGAATCTCAGCAGCCACGCCGTCTCTTCCATTCACAACGCTTGTCTGCTCAGAAACCCCAACAACAGGCCTGCAG GTCTCCCGAACTTCAGAAACACGCCGAGTCCCATCGACCCAGACTCCATCCAGGTTCCGGTGGGCTACGAGCCGGACCCGGCCGACCTGGCGCTGTCCAGCGTTCCGGGCCAGGAAGTGTTCGACCCGCGCAAACGCAAGTTCACGGCCGAGGAGCTGAAACCTCAGCCCATGATCAAGAAGGCTCGCAAGGTCTTCATCCCCGAAGATCTGAAG GACGACAAGTACTGGGCCCGGCGCCGGAAGAACAACATGGCGGCCAAGCGGTCGCGCGACGCCCGGCGCCTGAAGGAGAACCAGATCGCCATCCGGGCCGGCTTCTTGGAGAAGGAGAATTTGGCGCTCAGGCAGGAAGTGGGCGAGCTGCGCAAGGAGCTCGGACGCACCAAGAGCGTCCTGGCCAAGTATGAGGCCCAACATGGCCGCCTGTGA
- the hlfb gene encoding HLF transcription factor, PAR bZIP family member b isoform X1, with protein sequence MNAMSRVHASALNATSVPVAAVAAHGVLKSLLENPVKLPCKQLHHDAFVEKEKNLEEEYSPPQSAFLGPTLWDKTLPYDGDYFQMEYMDLEEFLCENGIPTSPAPQQQQHIALGVPPPVIRGPPPPPPSMMNLSSHAVSSIHNACLLRNPNNRPAGLPNFRNTPSPIDPDSIQVPVGYEPDPADLALSSVPGQEVFDPRKRKFTAEELKPQPMIKKARKVFIPEDLKQDDKYWARRRKNNMAAKRSRDARRLKENQIAIRAGFLEKENLALRQEVGELRKELGRTKSVLAKYEAQHGRL encoded by the exons ATGAACGCGATGTCCCGAGTGCACGCGAGCGCCCTGAACGCAACTTCGGTGCCCGTCGCCGCCGTCGCGGCGCACGGCGTCCTCAAGTCGTTGCTGGAGAATCCCGTCAAGCTCCCCTGCAAGCAGCTCCACCATGACG CGTTtgtggagaaggagaagaatctGGAGGAGGAGTACAGCCCACCGCAGTCGGCCTTCCTGGGGCCCACCCTGTGGGACAAGACGCTCCCGTACGACGGCGACTACTTCCAAATGGAGTACATGGACCTGGAGGAGTTTCTGTGTGAGAACGGCATCCCCACTAGCCCCGCcccccagcagcagcagcacatcGCTCTCGGGGTCCCGCCGCCGGTCATCCGGGGCCCGCCCCCACCGCCGCCGTCTATGATGAATCTCAGCAGCCACGCCGTCTCTTCCATTCACAACGCTTGTCTGCTCAGAAACCCCAACAACAGGCCTGCAG GTCTCCCGAACTTCAGAAACACGCCGAGTCCCATCGACCCAGACTCCATCCAGGTTCCGGTGGGCTACGAGCCGGACCCGGCCGACCTGGCGCTGTCCAGCGTTCCGGGCCAGGAAGTGTTCGACCCGCGCAAACGCAAGTTCACGGCCGAGGAGCTGAAACCTCAGCCCATGATCAAGAAGGCTCGCAAGGTCTTCATCCCCGAAGATCTGAAG CAGGACGACAAGTACTGGGCCCGGCGCCGGAAGAACAACATGGCGGCCAAGCGGTCGCGCGACGCCCGGCGCCTGAAGGAGAACCAGATCGCCATCCGGGCCGGCTTCTTGGAGAAGGAGAATTTGGCGCTCAGGCAGGAAGTGGGCGAGCTGCGCAAGGAGCTCGGACGCACCAAGAGCGTCCTGGCCAAGTATGAGGCCCAACATGGCCGCCTGTGA
- the LOC144004930 gene encoding transmembrane protein 100-like — translation MKMSRLFLAGKSVPPEATDDPTSFSYEKLSSGAKDGDGIVVTAPRMDQAQLLSAATGGAEMSCYRCTVPFGVVALIAGAVVTGVAYAFNSHGSTISVLGLALLGAGLGLLGASAACWRLRARGKRDRTRRESQANLVGAQEY, via the coding sequence ATGAAGATGTCCCGCCTCTTCCTGGCTGGCAAGTCGGTCCCACCGGAAGCCACCGACGACCCGACGTCGTTCTCCTACGAGAAGCTGAGCTCGGGCGCCAAGGACGGCGACGGCATCGTCGTCACGGCGCCGCGCATGGACCAGGCGCAGCTCCTGAGCGCGGCCACCGGGGGCGCCGAGATGTCGTGCTACCGCTGCACGGTGCCCTTTGGCGTGGTGGCGCTGATCGCCGGCGCGGTGGTGACGGGTGTGGCCTATGCCTTCAACTCGCACGGCTCCACCATCTCCGTCCTGGGCCTGGCGCTGCTGGGGGCCGGCCTGGGACTGCTGGGAGCCAGCGCCGCCTGCTGGAGGCTCCGAGCTCGCGGGAAGAGGGACCGGACGAGGCGGGAGAGCCAGGCCAATCTCGTGGGCGCCCAAGAATACTAA
- the smim36 gene encoding small integral membrane protein 36 — translation MGFMEFYLEIDPVTLNLIILVASYVILLLVFLISCILYDCRGKDPTKEYAPDNAPPPPSQSPIRLVVMQNSPASARYEPNHAAEPQTPDLSRDREKRSTLV, via the coding sequence ATGGGGTTCATGGAATTTTACCTGGAAATTGACCCGGTCACGCTCAACCTGATCATCCTGGTGGCCAGCTATGTCATCCTCCTGCTGGTTTTCCTCATCTCCTGCATCCTGTACGACTGCCGGGGGAAGGACCCCACCAAGGAGTACGCCCCGGACAACGCCCCGCCGCCACCCAGCCAGTCGCCCATCCGCCTGGTGGTCATGCAGAACTCGCCCGCCTCCGCCCGCTACGAGCCCAACCACGCGGCCGAGCCGCAGACGCCCGACCTGAGCCGAGATCGCGAGAAGAGGAGCACCCTGGTGTGA